From a region of the Labrus mixtus chromosome 5, fLabMix1.1, whole genome shotgun sequence genome:
- the mpeg1.1 gene encoding macrophage expressed 1, tandem duplicate 1, whose protein sequence is MRAAVTLLALSLLHVCSSVPVSRPTNWLRQCRASANISITALEVLPGGGWDNLRNMDVGRVMNLSYFECQTTEDGLYLIPDEVFVIPHKETGVETNSEIISSWLEQTSSTSNSINADVSFLKMLNGKFSVENQRMKTHQVKDSSTTARVQVRNLIYTVKAYPDFTLDTRFAQQAKAIADAIENNQTKNADYLSEKMVLDYGTHVITSVDAGATLVEEDYLRSSYVSDSSSDSSTIKAQAGFNFFDKLKFDISSQSTQQSSSLQKYQSNITYSLIQSHGGTPFYPGITLQKWQESTRNNLVAIDRSGFPLHYFINTNTIPDLPQPTIVKVASKVSQAIDRYYKVNTRPGCVDINSKNFNFQANIDDSSCEGPATNLSFGGVYQECVQMSSNAGPLCDALAQKNLETGEFSCRSPYISTLLRSEVRQQGYTSYDCYDQRYRCGFLGLHHCHRQVCQDNYHVRTARIDTYWCSVNGTAPDNSGYLFGGIYSPSLLNRLTNAKSCPQNFIPVKFLSDGQMICVSKDYETGTRFSVPFGGLFSCQSGNPISGSQHRCPPKFSQHLASVSDGCEILYCVQSGLFTGGQLLPIHLPPFSKPALVSMQATNTVMVMTEGDTSWVRVGETKAWKVASPQEIKKIMEKVNPELYEMSSGEKTGVAFGVIGMMVLVAVVVVLVKRRKRLSGFRRAREYVSIDGEANQGEAESLIQQDEAQ, encoded by the exons ATGAGGGCAGCAGTAACCCTCCTGGCTCTCTCGCTCCTTCACGTCTGCTCTTCAGTCCCAGTCAGCCGGCCAACCAACTGGCTCAGACAATGTCGAGCCTCCGCCAACATCTCCATCACCGCACTGGAGGTGCTGCCAGGTGGGGGCTGGGACAACCTCCGTAACATGGACGTGGGACGAGTCATGAACCTGAGCTACTTCGAGTGCCAGACCACTGAAGACGGGCTCTACCTCATCCCAGACGAGGTGTTCGTCATCCCCCACAAGGAAACAGGCGTGGAGACAAACTCGGAGATAATCAGCTCCTGGCTGGAGCAGACAAGCTCGACATCTAACTCCATAAATGCTGACGTATCATTTCTCAAGATGCTTAATGGGAAATTTTCTGTAGAGAACCAAAGAATGAAAACCCATCAGGtcaaagactcttcaactacaGCCAGAGTGCAA GTTCGTAACTTGATCTACACAGTAAAGGCGTATCCGGACTTTACTCTGGACACTCGCTTTGCTCAACAAGCCAAAGCGATAGCCGATGCCATTGAgaacaaccaaacaaaaaatGCAGACTATCTCTCAGAGAAGATGGTGTTAGACTATGGAACCCATGTTATCACAAGTGTTGATGCCGGGGCTACTTTGGTGGAGGAGGACTACCTCCGCTCCTCGTATGTGTCTGACAGTTCTTCAGACAGTTCTACCATCAAAGCACAGGCAGGGTTTAACTTCTTTGACAAACTCAAGTTTGACATAAGCAGTCAAAGCACCCAACAGAGCTCATCACTTCAGAAATATCAGTCCAATATTACGTACTCTCTTATCCAAAGCCATGGTGGCACACCTTTTTATCCTGGCATCACTCTGCAGAAGTGGCAGGAAAGTACCCGAAACAACCTGGTTGCTATTGATAGGTCTGGATTTCCCCTGCACTacttcataaacacaaacaccattCCTGATCTGCCACAGCCTACTATTGTCAAAGTGGCTTCCAAAGTGAGTCAGGCTATAGATCGATACTATAAGGTCAACACGAGGCCTGGATGTGTTGACATCAACTCCAAGAACTTCAACTTCCAGGCTAATATCGATGATTCGTCCTGCGAGGGCCCCGCTACAAACCTCAGCTTTGGCGGCGTCTACCAAGAGTGTGTTCAAATGAGCTCAAACGCAGGTCCACTATGTGACGCACTGGCCCAGAAAAACTTAGAaacaggtgaattctcctgccGTTCTCCTTACATCTCCACTTTACTGAGATCAGAAGTGAGACAGCAGGGTTACACTTCATATGACTGCTACGACCAACGTTATCGGTGTGGGTTTTTAGGGCTTCACCATTGCCATCGTCAAGTGTGTCAGGACAACTACCACGTCCGCACTGCCCGCATTGACACATACTGGTGCTCTGTAAACGGAACAGCTCCAGACAACTCAGGGTATCTGTTTGGAGGAATTTATAGCCCCTCTCTCCTAAACCGCCTCACCAATGCAAAAAGCTGCCCACAAAACTTCATTCCAGTTAAATTTCTCTCTGATGGACAAATGATCTGTGTGAGCAAGGACTATGAGACTGGCACCAGATTCTCAGTACCATTCGGAGGCCTCTTTAGTTGTCAGTCAGGCAACCCAATATCTGGTTCCCAACATCGTTGCCCTCCCAAGTTCAGTCAGCATCTTGCTTCAGTGAGTGATGGCTGTGAAATCCTTTATTGTGTCCAGTCAGGGCTGTTCACAGGTGGACAGCTGCTTCCTATCCACCTGCCTCCTTTCAGCAAACCTGCACTTGTCAGCATGCAAGCCACGAACACAGTAATGGTGATGACCGAAGGAGATACGAGCTGGGTTAGAGTAGGAGAGACCAAGGCGTGGAAAGTGGCCAGCCCACAAGAAATCAAGAAAATCATGGAAAAGGTTAACCCAGAACTGTATGAGATGTCTAGTGGAGAGAAGACCGGAGTAGCATTTGGGGTGATTGGTATGATGGTGTTGGTGGCAGTGGTGGTAGTCCTggtgaagagaaggaagaggctGTCTGGGTTTAGGAGAGCTAGAGAATATGTGAGTATAGATGGAGAGGCTAACCAGGGGGAGGCAGAGAGCCTGATACAGCAGGATGAGGCtcaataa
- the prf1.5 gene encoding perforin 1.5 — MQAEGNQQFNSVLFILASLVMLEVWSAQGCRIGSGSECEKALYVPGHNLAGEGFDVVRMRRTGAYVINVKGALTGNQTCILCPNRFQNGQIQKLPAAVLDWRPFSRCSKQLSSALHHSVDSLLRSSNSVVNNNWGLGLNLDQIGKAVLGGSGSDLAKFARSQHSVDKATFAIHEISCTYYSYRLADHPQLSSEFTKHLKRLPQSMNTSQDRALYRRLIDTYGTHYIHQVHLGGKVRRITAFRTCLATLKGFSEREVKNCLNIELRMALGFVPGNASYSNKCDDLLKGNMSMGFYQGFMTHKIEVIGGERYFPDILYQQDPSEAYHSWMNSLHDNPDVVSYAIFPLHQLVEDPQISDNLRLTVSQYIRENQLKEDQVGLRNCSPTPNLDHNCCPLRAGRGSLRLEIHRAAGLWADTFTKTDAYVKIFYNGMYEETETVMDNNDPVWNSTYDFGSVELGQEMRFEVWDRDVIYNDVVGRCVVFPERGSRSLSCQLKKGVLYFSYTIICDAHLTGFRCGRYSPTAE; from the exons ATGCAAGCTGAAGGAAACCAACAGTTCAACTCTGTCTTGTTTATATTGGCCTCACTGGTTATGCTGGAGGTCTGGAGCGCCCAGGGCTGTCGAATTGGCTCAGGGTCAGAGTGTGAGAAAGCCCTCTATGTGCCGGGCCATAACCTGGCAGGGGAGGGTTTTGATGTGGTGCGGATGCGTAGAACAGGGGCGTATGTCATAAATGTCAAAGGTGCTTTGACTGGCAACCAGACCTGTATACTGTGTCCAAACCGCTTCCAAAATGGACAG ATTCAGAAGCTTCCAGCAGCTGTGCTCGACTGGCGTCCCTTCAGCCGCTGCAGTAAGCAGCTCTCCAGCGCCCTTCACCACTCTGTGGACTCATTGCTGCGCAGCTCCAACTCTGTAGTTAACAACAACTGGGGCCTGGGTTTGAATTTGGACCAAATCGGGAAGGCGGTGCTTGGGGGAAGTGGCTCTGATTTGGCAAAGTTTGCTCGTTCGCAGCACAGTGTGGACAAGGCCACGTTTGCCATCCATGAAATCAGTTGCACCTACTACAG ctACAGGCTCGCTGACCATCCCCAGCTGAGCTCAGAGTTCACAAAGCATCTGAAGAGACTCCCACAGAGCATGAACACAAGCCAGGACAGAGCCCTCTATAGACGGCTGATAGACACCTATGGAACTCACTATATACACCAG GTCCATCTTGGTGGTAAGGTGAGGCGTATCACCGCATTTAGGACCTGCTTGGCCACACTAAAAGGTTTTTCTGAAAGAGAGGTTAAAAACTGCCTGAACATCGAACTCCGAATGGCTCTTGGTTTTGTCCCCGGGAACGCCTCCTATTCCAACAAATGTGACGACCTCCTGAAGGGTAACATGAGCATGGGCTTCTACCAAGGCTTCATGACCCATAAGATTGAGGTTATCGGAGGGGAGAGGTACTTTCCTGACATCCTGTACCAGCAGGACCCGTCTGAAGCGTACCACAGCTGGATGAACAGCCTCCACGACAACCCTGATGTGGTGTCTTACGCCATCTTTCCTCTTCATCAGCTGGTGGAAGACCCGCAGATCAGTGATAACCTGAGACTCACGGTGTCTCAGTATATCCGAGAGAACCAGCTGAAAGAAGACCAGGTCGGTTTGAGGAACTGCTCCCCAACGCCGAACCTGGACCACAACTGCTGTCCTCTCCGGGCAGGCAGAGGAAGTCTGCGACTGGAGATCCACAGAGCTGCAGGTCTGTGGGCCGACACCTTCACAAAAACAGACGCCTACGTGAAGATCTTCTACAACGGCATGTACGAGGAGACCGAGACGGTGATGGACAACAATGACCCAGTTTGGAATTCAACTTATGACTTTGGATCAGTGGAACTGGGTCAGGAAATGAGGTTTGAAGTCTGGGATAGAGATGTGATTTATAATGATGTGGTGGGTCGATGTGTAGTCTTCCCTGAGCGAGGAAGTCGCTCTCTAAGTTGTCAGCTGAAAAAAGGAGTTCTCTATTTCAGCTACACAATCATTTGTGATGCTCACTTGACAGGCTTTAGGTGCGGACGATACTCCCCCACTGCTGAGTAG